One window of the Salvia splendens isolate huo1 chromosome 1, SspV2, whole genome shotgun sequence genome contains the following:
- the LOC121795445 gene encoding uncharacterized protein LOC121795445: MSRPMLLVCLLLILIITSQFEWRQQLVRDMDTNPAESQKQQPISKREEGVKEKIILSQEKSIQKLNEVVKSLREQLQQCHSINETTTLNATLSSLAESIIELERQQILED; encoded by the exons ATGTCAAGACCAATGCTGCTTGTCTGTCTGTTGTTGATACTGATTATTACATCCCAATTTGAATGGAGACAGCAATTGGTAAGGGACATGGATACGAATCCGGCGGAGTCTCAGAAGCAACAACCGATCTCAAAAAGAGAAGAAGGTGTGAAAGAAAAG ATAATCTTGTCACAGGAAAAGAGCATCCAGAAACTGAATGAGGTTGTCAAGAGTCTTAGAGAACAACTGCAGCAGTGCCACAGCATTAATGAAACGACGACGCTGAATGCCACATTAAGCTCCTTAGCTGAAAGTATTATTGAACTTGAGCGCCAACAAATTCTAGAGGACTGA